Proteins encoded in a region of the Excalfactoria chinensis isolate bCotChi1 chromosome 16, bCotChi1.hap2, whole genome shotgun sequence genome:
- the COX6A1 gene encoding cytochrome c oxidase subunit 6A1, mitochondrial gives MAALRGLSRLLPAAPGSVPARSMAAAAAHEGGGARLWKMLSFVVALPAVGVCMLNCYLKAQHEHERPEFIRYAHLRIRSKPFPWGDGNKTLFHNPHVNALPTGYEDEN, from the exons ATGGCGGCGCTCAGAGGGCTGTCCCGGCTGCTGCCCGCCGCTCCCGGCTCGGTGCCGGCCCGCAGCATGGCGGCCGCGGCGGCGCACGAAGGTGGCGGAG CCCGCCTGTGGAAGATGCTGAGCTTCGTGGTGGCGCTGCCCGCCGTCGGGGTCTGCATGTTGAACTGCTACCTGAAGGCGCAGCACGAGCACGAGCGGCCCGAGTTCATCCGCTACGCCCACCTCCGCATCCGCAGCAAG CCGTTTCCTTGGGGCGATGGGAACAAAACTCTATTCCACAACCCTCATGTAAATGCTCTCCCGACCGGTTATGAAGATGAAAACTAA